The Candidatus Methylomirabilota bacterium genome contains the following window.
TCGCCTGATGAGCACGGAAGGCGGCGGGCTCACCGAGCGGCTGGCCGATCTGGACGGCTGCTCCTCCGTCGCGGTGGTCGACGACACCGTGTTCTCCGGCCTCACCATGAAGGGGCTGATCGGCGCGCTCCCCGCATCGCCGCGCGCGCGCACGCACGCCTTCTGTCTCCGCGGCGTCGCCGAGTCCATCGCGTCGGTCGCCGCGCTGTGCCCGATCACCGTGGGCGTGGCGGCGCCCGGCCGCATGCTCCACGACGTGAGCTTCATCAACGCCAGCGGGCTGGTGCGCCGCATCGCGATCCGCCGACCGGGCCAACCGCCGCTCGCCTTCTTCGACCGCCCCGAGTGGATCCGCGCGTGGTTCCCGGACACGCACGAGCACGTCCTCGCGCTCTGCCGCGAGCTGAATGCGCTGCTGGAGCCGGCGACCCGAAGCGGCGACCGGCCCCCCTCCCGCTGACGCTGCCGGGTGCGGCGACGGGTCCCCTTCCGGCTGACACCCCTGACTTCTCTTTCTAATGCGCTCGGCTCGCCTTCGGCTCACCTCGCACGGCTTCGGCCGCGGGCGACCGGTCAGCGCAGGCCCCGCGGCACGATCCAGTGGTCGAGCAATTCGAACACGCCGTGGAGGGTCAGGGCCATGAGGGCGGCGGGGGCGGCGCCGGCCAGGATCGTGCCGGTGTCGTCGAGGGCCAGGCCGCGCACGATCAGCGTGCCGTAGCCCCCCCCGCCGATGAAGGCGGCCAGGGTGGCGGTGCCCACGGTGGTGACCGCCGCGGTCTTGATCCCGGCCATGATCGTGATGGCGGAGAGCGGCAGCTCGATGCGGAGCAGCCGCCGCAGCTCGCCGAGGCGCAGGACCCAGGCGATCTCGAGCAGGGTGCGGTCGATCGCCATCAACCCGGCGTAGGTGTTGCGCGCGATCGGCAGCAACGCGTAGAGCGACAGGGCGACCAGCGCCGGGCCCTTGCCGATGCCGAACAGCGGGATCATGAACATCAGCAGCGCCAGCGCCGGCACCGTCTGCAGCATCGCGATGACCGACAGCTCCAGCTGCCCGGCGCGCCGGAAGCGCGCGGCCAGGATGCCCATCGGGATGCCGAGCAGCACGGCGGCCCCGACCGAGATCGCGACCAGGAGCAGGTGGTCGCGGGTGAGCGCGGCGATCTCGCCCACGATCGCGTGGCGGGCGGGTGCGCCGGTGGAAGCCGACGCCCCGCCGGAGAGGAACGCGGCAGCCGCGTCGGCCACGTGCCGGCCGTCGAGATCGACCAGCGCGTTGAGCCGGGCCATGCGGTGATCGTCGAGGCGGCCCTCGAGCGTCTCGCGCAGCCGCGCCCAGGTGCGCGGGAAGCGCTCGGTCAGCTCGCGGCGGACGAGCAGCACCGCCGAGTAGTCGGGGAAGAAGTGCCGGTCGTCCTCGAGCAGGCGGAGGCGCAGCCGCTCGAGCTGTCCGTCCGTCGAGAACACGTCCATGAGATCGACCTCGCCGCTCGCGATCGCGCGATAGGTGAGCGCGTGCTCCATGACGTCGGTGCGGGCCAGGCGCAGGCCGTAGAGCGCCCGCAGGCCCGGCCAGCCGTCCTCGCGCTCGAGAAAGCCCGAGCTGAACGCGGCGCGCAGCTCGGGATGCGCGGCGAGGTCGCCGATCGTCCGCACCCCCAGGGCCTCGGCCCGGTCGGCTCGCATGGCGAGCGCATAGGTGTTGGCGAACCCGAGCGAGTCGCTCATCGTGAGCCCGCGCGGGCGCAGCCGCGCGCGGATCGCGTCGATCGTCAGCAGCGACGCGTCCTTCAGGATGACGCGGGTGAGGGTGCCGGTGTACTCGGGATAGAGGTCGATCGAGCCGCTCTCGAGCGCCCGCTGGGTCACCCCGGTGCCGCCCAGGCCGACCCGCCGCTCCACGCGCGCCTCGCCGACCTGCTCGATGACCTGCGCGGCGATCTCGGCCAGGATGTAGCTCTCGGTGAACGACTTCGAGCCGACGCGGATCACTCCGTCGGGGGCCGCGGCGGCGGCCGACGCGCCGGCGAGCAGGCCGGCCAGCACCAGCGCGAGCCGCCGGCTCATGCGCTCAGGCGCCCGCCGCGGTCGGAGGAGCCGGCACGGTCTGCGCGGTGAGGAACTGGGTGACGAACGGGCTCGCCGGGCGCTCGGCCAGATCGGCGTACGTGCCCTGCTGCACCACGCGCCCGGCGGTGAGCAGCGTGATGGTGTGGCCGAGCCGCGCCGCCTCGCGCACGTCGTGCGTGACCATCACCACCGTCTTCTTCAGATCGGCGACGAGCCGGCCGAGCTGCTCCTGCAGCTCCACCCGCACGATGGGATCGAGCGCGCCGAGCGGCTCGTCGAGCAGCAGGATGGGCGGGTCGAGCATCAGGGCGCGCATGAGGCCGACGCGCTGTCGCTGCCCGCCGCTCAGCTGGCGCGGGTAGCGGCGGAGCATCGCGGCGTCCAGACCGGTCAGCCCGGCCAGCTCGGTCAATCGCGTCGCGATGCGATCGCGCGGCCAGGCCTGCGCCTCCGCGGCGAGCGCCACGTTGTCCGACGCAGTGAGATGAGGATAGAGGCCGCCGTCCTGCACCACGTAGCCCATGCGGGCCACGAGGCGGTCGCGCGTCCCGACGTCCACCGGGGTTCCGTCCACCGAGACCGTGCCGCGGTCCGGGAGGGTGAGACCCAGAATGAGCCGTAGTACCGTGGACTTACCGGACCCGCTGGATCCGAGCAGCACGTGAGTCGTGGCCGCCGGCACCTCCAGGGAGACCGCGTCCAGGGCCGCGGTGGCACCGAAGCGCTTGGTGACTTCCCGGAGGGCGATCATGGGCCGCATTCTACCCGGGCCCGCGGGAAAGCTTGACAAGGCCCCGCGCGGTGGGCACAATTCCCGCCACATGAAGTACGGTCGCTCGATCGAGAACCTGGTCCTGACTTAGGCGCGCGCCTCCGCGGCGCGCGCCCAAAGCCTCTCCCATGCAGTGCCG
Protein-coding sequences here:
- a CDS encoding ATP-binding cassette domain-containing protein, producing the protein MIALREVTKRFGATAALDAVSLEVPAATTHVLLGSSGSGKSTVLRLILGLTLPDRGTVSVDGTPVDVGTRDRLVARMGYVVQDGGLYPHLTASDNVALAAEAQAWPRDRIATRLTELAGLTGLDAAMLRRYPRQLSGGQRQRVGLMRALMLDPPILLLDEPLGALDPIVRVELQEQLGRLVADLKKTVVMVTHDVREAARLGHTITLLTAGRVVQQGTYADLAERPASPFVTQFLTAQTVPAPPTAAGA
- a CDS encoding glycine betaine ABC transporter substrate-binding protein, whose translation is MSRRLALVLAGLLAGASAAAAAPDGVIRVGSKSFTESYILAEIAAQVIEQVGEARVERRVGLGGTGVTQRALESGSIDLYPEYTGTLTRVILKDASLLTIDAIRARLRPRGLTMSDSLGFANTYALAMRADRAEALGVRTIGDLAAHPELRAAFSSGFLEREDGWPGLRALYGLRLARTDVMEHALTYRAIASGEVDLMDVFSTDGQLERLRLRLLEDDRHFFPDYSAVLLVRRELTERFPRTWARLRETLEGRLDDHRMARLNALVDLDGRHVADAAAAFLSGGASASTGAPARHAIVGEIAALTRDHLLLVAISVGAAVLLGIPMGILAARFRRAGQLELSVIAMLQTVPALALLMFMIPLFGIGKGPALVALSLYALLPIARNTYAGLMAIDRTLLEIAWVLRLGELRRLLRIELPLSAITIMAGIKTAAVTTVGTATLAAFIGGGGYGTLIVRGLALDDTGTILAGAAPAALMALTLHGVFELLDHWIVPRGLR